DNA sequence from the Callithrix jacchus isolate 240 chromosome 13, calJac240_pri, whole genome shotgun sequence genome:
CTGCCTCTTCCTGGGGAAGAAGCCCCCACAActgggagctggggtgggggagctaggggaggctGTTGCTGTGGCTGCAGCCGCAGCCATTCCACATGAAGTCTCTGGTCAAGCTGAGGGGAGGACGCAGTCTTGACACAGATGTCACCTTTCCTACAGAattttccaagattttttttttctttttctttttgagatggagtttcgctcttgttacccaggctggagtgcaatggcgctatctcggctcaccgcaccctccgcctcctgggatcaggcaattctcctgcctcagcctcccgagtagctgggattacaggcacgtgccaccttgcccagctaattttttgtatttttagtagagacggggtttcaccatgttgaccaggaaggtctcgatctcctgacctcgtgatccacccgcctcggcttcccaaagtgctgggattacaggcgtgagctaccgcgcccggcccgacgaTTTCTTAAATGTTTCTTATGCTGTTTGCTCTCAAGACCATTTCCCAAGACGTTAAAAGATCAGGGGTTTTAACTTTATTATTCTTACCAGTTTCCTGGGTCAGCTAAGCGCATCGGCTCTCATGCCGGAAGTGATCACCATTCaatcttgtgggtttttttcccttatttatttatttaacaggaATTGGGCCTGTCAATATCCCTTGCGCCTGCTTCCTGGGCTGGGGCGAGAAGGGTGGAGGAGGAAGGGTGGCCTGGAGGACCCCCCTGTGCTGCGGAAGGTGGGGCGCAGTCCCTGGCCCTAACCCCaaccctgcatcccctctccccgCAGGGCGAGTGCTCCCCCAAGTGCCGCAGCCTGTTCGTGCTGGAGACCGTGTGCGTGGCCTGGTTCTCCTTCGAGTTCCTGCTGCGCTCCCTGCAGGCTGAGAGCAAGTGCGCCTTCCTGCGCGCGCCGCTCAACATCATCGACATCCTGGCGCTCCTGCCCTTCTACGTGTCGCTGCTGCTGGGGCTGGCGGCGGGCCCGGGCGGGAGCAAGCTCCTGGAGCGCGCGGGGCTGGTGCTGCGGCTGCTGCGAGCGCTGCGCGTGCTCTACGTGATGCGCCTGGCACGCCACTCACTGGGGCTGCGCTCGCTGGGCCTGACCGTGCGCCGCTGTGCGCGTGAGTtcgggctgctgctgctgttcctgTGCGTGGCCATGGCGCTCTTCGCGCCGCTGGTGCACCTGGCCGAGCGCGAGCTGGGCGCGCGCCGCGACTTCTCCAGCGTGCCCGCCAGCTACTGGTGGGCCGTGATCTCCATGACCACCGTGGGCTACGGCGACATGGTCCCGCGCAGCCTGCCTGGCCAGGTGGTGGCGCTCAGCAGCATCCTCAGCGGCATCCTGCTCATGGCCTTCCCCGTCACCTCCATCTTCCACACCTTCTCGCGCTCCTACTCCGAGCTCAAGGAGCAGCAGCAGCGCGCAGCTAGCCCCGAGCCGGCCCTGCGTGAGGACAGCACGCGCTCGGCCACGGCCACCGAGGACAGCTCGCAGGGCCCCGACAGCGCGGGCCTGGCCGCCGACTCTGCGGACGCACTGTGGACCCGGGCAGGGCCCTGACGCCGGCACCGCCCACACGGAGACccctccacagcagctgcagcgtAGGGAACCCGGAGGCGCGCGGGGCATCTGGCCCGGGGGAGCGGGTCCTGCAGGCCTCGTCCTCGGCCCTCATGCATGAGCAGCCCCAGAACTCGGTGGACCCCGGCCTGGAAGCCACTGGCCTGTGACCTCTTGCCCCTCTCCTTTccatggatttttaattttttatgcctagttaaaaacaaatttagtaagTCCCAGAAATTCCACGCCTGTTGTAGATGACTTGGTTCCCCCTCTGACCGTTCCTGCCTTCCAGGGAGAAGTGGGGAGCACGGCCCCCCTCAGGCCCCCCCCCCCGCACCCAGAATGGGCAGGTCCCTGCAGGAGGCGGCCCTGGGCATCCAGCTCTGCCCACATCCCCTTCCCAGGGATGGGACAGAGGTTGGACGCTGACACTCACAGTCCCCTAGTCCGCCCCAGTAACGGCCCTTTCCAGGATCGGGGCAGGGGGCTCCAGCCCTGACCTCTAACGTCCATCCCCTGACACACTTTCCCTAGGGAATCTTAGAGGCCTGACCTCCGGGAGGGTACCTCCTACACTCCCTTCTTAGCACCGTTTGCGTGTGGCATTGTAACCCTTCCAGGGCCTATGGGACCGTGACCTTATTCTTCTGGGACACCTCCTGTCCCCAACAGGAGTGTTTCCTTGGGGCTTCATTCAGATGGAAGAACTGCCCTGCCCTCTGGATGAGGCTGTGGAGGAAGCGGCTGAGATTCCTCGGGGCACCTGCGGGGACAGGCACCAAAGCTCGGGCCTCTCCCCACAGGTGGAGAGGAAGGAACTTTCCACTTCACGCTGCTCTATATGCATTCACTTTAGTGAGTTCAGCCAGGAGACCTGAGACGTGACCACAGTCTGAAGCGGGAGAGGGACACATCACCTGGAGGGTCCCACCTTCCATTACAAGGCAGCTAACGCAGGGCCCCTGGCACGGGGCAGTGGCTGGGAGAAGGGGAAGCTCATTTCCTGGCTCTGTGGGAACCCAATGCAAACCACCCCCTGCTCCCACGCGGCTTGCGGCGGAGCTCCTCTCGGTGTCCTGTGGTCTTTGGGGTCTGCCCTGGAGCCTGGTACTCCTCGGCCCGAAAGAGATTTCCTTCCATGATGGGGGAGTCAGGAGGAACCGCCAGGGCGCCTGAGCGTGATGTCCATGCACTCAAGGCCTGGTTTTGCAGAGCTGCGTCCACAGCAGCAAGCCCATCTCCCCTTCCTGTGGCTGCACAGAATGGCCAGTCTGCCACTGGTCCCCAGCTCCCCGGCAGGGCTGGGTGCTTTCGGGATGCCAAGAGGAGACCCCAGGGCTGGAATGGGCTGGGAGAGGCCTGAGGGGCCACCATGATGCTGCCTCAGCTCCCGGCAGCACACAGCACTTGGCTCCTCCAAGTGTCAAGGCTTTGGGACAAGGGACAGGGGTCCAGGATGCAGGGAAACTGAAATACCTTGGTCTTATCAGCGATCGTTCCTCCAGGGTCAGGTGGGCGGACGCCAGTGTGCAGGAAGCCCTGCTTCTTCAGGGATCCTCACCTCAGCGCCTCGGGCATAAAAGGCTCCCGTCATTCACACGGGGAAACAGAGCAGTGCAAGATCAGCCAGGCAAGATGTGGCTTTCAGGCCTGAAACCTGCCCACCGCCCTGGCACCACGCTTGAGTAGAGAGAGCCCTGGGGCTGCACCGCTGCCTCTCCCTGGGGCTCACTGTGGGGGCCCTGCAGGGCTCGGGGCTGGCTGAGCACCTGCCCAGGCTTCTGGCCTCCCTGGGGCACAAACCCCTCCCAGACCAAGGCCACAGGAGTCTGTAAGGGACACAGCTGTGGACAAAGAGCAGGAGACGGGCATGACCCGGGTGAGTGCCGAGCCTCTTCTCCATGGCAGGGCCTGCAGCAGCCACTGGGACCACCGGGGCTCAGACCCGCCTCCCCCAACCAGGTCAGCTGGGGCCCCAGGTGCCCATGACActggctgggcccagggccccGGACACACAGCGGGGCACCTGAGGCCTGGCAGCACACTGGGGGCTGCCTCTCACAGTGACAGCTTTGGGTCTTGCTCAGGAATGGGCAGAGCTTAGTACTGGGCTGAGAGGCCTGGGCAGAGGACCGCCCAAGGGGCCACATGCTAAGACCAGcgccccccaccctctgctgctCATCCCACCCTCTACTGGTGACCCCAGGGACAGGATTCCTTCTGTGTGGTGAGGTGCTGACCACCACAAAGACCCCCAGAAACAAACCCAATTTGTTCTCCCTCGGAGGGCTGGGTCAGAGGTGGGGAGTGACAGGGGATGGGGTCTCAGACCTGCCCCTCCCCATCCTGGGCTGCAGAGTCTGGCCAGGGAGCCCTGGAGCCCTCCAAGACCAGGGTCCCCCAGAGGCCACCCTGGGCCACCAGGATAGGGTGCTGGGCAGCTGTGCTGAGACAGGTGGCACATTTCCACCCAGCCCCGGGCTTCTTTTTCACTCTACAGGTGCCCTGTGGGTCAGCCTCCCACACAGGCCTCAGGAAAGGGCACAGCTGGAGCTCAGCGGGCCTCAGTGTCCTCGTGGGGCGAGGGGAACGTGAACTTCCCAGGCTCCCATGACCTGCTCTCCCACAGAGaggccctccttagcctcctccTTCCCTGGTGCTTCTCTGTTGATTAAAGCCATCCAAAGGCATCACAGGGTGGCAGCAACCTGAGAGTTTAGAAACACAGTGGTTCCCCTCTGGCCCAGCCCCCGCCATGCAGGGCTGAGACCTTGTTCCCATTTCCTCACTGTTATAACGGGTGACCCACAGTGGTCCCTGTCTCCCACCCCCGCACTAGATCTCTGGTTCATGTGGCACCATCCACCACTTGAGGGCAGTGATTTGTGTCCCAGATGTTCCAGACACAGTGGCCTTAATCTCCACCTTCCCTCAGGGATGCTGGCTGGATATGGACCATGCCCTCTCCTCGCATCCAGATGCGCCTCAACCCAAACCCTGCCCTGCACCTCCACCCACACAAGAAGCTCACATGTTGCATCCACTGAAAACactgcacagaaaaaaatcactgtgCACACAGCTCCATCTCTGTGTGCTGCTCCGAGATCGCAAATCTGGAAACACCTCCTTTTAAAGGAGACCCTTCCCATGCTTTAAGGCTTTGGTGGTGGGAGGGAGAAGGCAGGTGTGGCAGCCGCAGAGGCCAAAGCAGCTGAGGCAGCGCCAGACCCGCCCATGAGCAGCCAAAGGACCCGTGCCCCGGTCCACAGGCACAGGCAGTGACACGTCCCAAGGGGGCTGGGCTGTCATCTGGGTGTTTAGGAGGAGCCCAGGTTGCACGGGACCTCCTGAGGTGCCAGAGCCCAGGCCGGCACCAGATCCCTCCCCCTGCCTGGGGCCCACTCACACCACACGGGATCCACAAACGGTTTATTGATTCCAAGTCACCACAGGGGTACATTCAGCAGTCACCACGCCTGCAATCGGTGACGTTTTAATGTGAGGCAATTACCGCTACAGACATCTtgcttcatcttaaaaaaataaaaattttcaaagcaTCTCACAGGCCAGAGAGCTAAGCAGGACCCTCACTCAGACATTCAAGTTTTTCTGAGgaaactcaggaggaggaggaggccgcCTGGAGCATCTCCCCATGGCCACAGCCACTGCCCGGCAGAGAGTTTAAATGCCTGTGGGAAGCGGCCCCTCCGCCTGCGGAAGGGAAGACGATGCCTGTTGGAGCCGCACGGAAGCATCCAGAACTCTGAGGCCTGGGAGCCGGCCGCAGTCAACGCAGTGCTGCTGACACGGTGTGACCTCGAGTTAAACTGAAAATGGGGTGGAGGCAGAACATGGGGTGACAAGGGTCAGACCAGTGGCTCCCACTGCAGCCAGAACTGCAGGAGCCGGCACACGGGGGCGGGCAGTAGACAGGGGACAGGTGACAGGACCCAGCAGGGCACCGCACTCCCACTCAGGAATTTGCTTCAGGCCAAAAGCCCAGGACGGCAGGGCGAGGGGCCATCAGCCAGGACCAGCCCCCTCCACTTCCTGGACCGAGGCCATCTCTCTCCTGGAAGACAGCTAAGCTGCATCGGGTGAAGCACTCGGTGCCCAGAAGGAAGCTCCTGCGCCAGAGGAGCTCAGGGGTGGCGTGCGGGCTGCGTCTGCACAGCCTCAGCCCGGCGCCCTCAGCCTTAGCCCACCAGAGTCTCCACATTGTCTGACAGTAGCCGGCATTTGCCATGTCCCCAAGGACTTGAGGAGAAGCAGAGGCTCTGACAAGAGCAGCCTGAGCTTGCTCTGGCGATGCCCTCCCGGGCTGGACACAGCGGAGCCTCAGGGCATCTGGGCCTGGCTGTGCCTCCAACTGCTGGGACAGCAGGAGCAGGTGACCCTGCGTCCCCACAGCTGCCTTTC
Encoded proteins:
- the KCNG2 gene encoding LOW QUALITY PROTEIN: voltage-gated potassium channel regulatory subunit KCNG2 (The sequence of the model RefSeq protein was modified relative to this genomic sequence to represent the inferred CDS: deleted 2 bases in 1 codon), whose translation is MEPWPCSGHAEPPGGGAVGGTARARHVIINVGGCRVRLAWAALAQCPLARLERLRACRGHDELLRVCDDYDVSRDEFFFDRSPCAFRAIVALLRAGKLRLLRGPCALAFRDELAYWGIDEARLERCCLRRLRRREEEAAEARAEPAERGAQGSPARALGPRGRLQRGRRRLRDVVDNPHSGLAGKLFACVSVSFVAVTAVGLCLSTMPDIRAEEERGECSPKCRSLFVLETVCVAWFSFEFLLRSLQAESKCAFLRAPLNIIDILALLPFYVSLLLGLAAGPGGSKLLERAGLVLRLLRALRVLYVMRLARHSLGLRSLGLTVRRCAREFGLLLLFLCVAMALFAPLVHLAERELGARRDFSSVPASYWWAVISMTTVGYGDMVPRSLPGQVVALSSILSGILLMAFPVTSIFHTFSRSYSELKEQQQRAASPEPALREDSTRSATATEDSSQGPDSAGLAADSADALWTRAGP